From a single Glycine soja cultivar W05 chromosome 19, ASM419377v2, whole genome shotgun sequence genomic region:
- the LOC114400664 gene encoding uncharacterized protein LOC114400664: MKRHEFVWEPYTATVMAALPPICVVGGVAWFAVVPLICFHVVEWHQPDRVLRQFGLQQPIPGCPSQPQNLHGITLKGKQDENWFHLLAPIIGQWNNRAEFRVDVYPRQEGLLGYNSDYMVWYRRKTKMFVDPNNANTTALGEVVETLQYMVSQQGRNTWTVDDLVPYVDKLAIIFEEQERITEPVSHGPASEREFPAQEFPILQSSVETRGIGRRREPVEAEQYSQQMMERGHGMYYTSATFSEYPSQMYQYPFAGHHTDTSETSHSFGGVAETQPHFSWPTMTPSQQHDAPMATPNAPFAPQWNVPGAIPDMGELLGVDLRQEFSAEAEEAEAGRQRGGRRNPDRQARRWDRPCGTSSRHHGHHND; the protein is encoded by the exons atgaaacgacatgag tttgtctGGGAGCCATACACAGCAACTGTGATGGCAGCGTTGCCTCCAATTTGTGTGGTTGGAGGTGTAGCTTGGTTTGCGGTGGTGCCACtgatttgtttccatgttgttgagtggcaccaacccgatAGAGTTTTACGACAATTTGGATTGCAACAACCCATTCCCGGGTGTCCTTCGCAACCGCAAAATCTCCATGGCATAACgctcaaaggcaaacaagatGAGAATTGGTTCCACCTGTTGGCCCCAATCATTGGTCAGTGGAACAATCGAGCAGAGTTTAGGGTCGACGTTTATCCTCGACAGGAGGGCCTACTGGGTTATAACTCGGACTACATGGTGTGGTATAGGCGtaaaacaaagatgtttgtcgacccaaacaatgcaaacacAACTGCATTG GGTGAAGTTGTGGAGACTTTACAATATATGGTGTCACAACAAGGGAGGAACACGTGGACggttgatgatctcgtgccttacgTGGATAAGTTAGCAATTATATttgaagagcaagagagaatcactgaaccagtgtcacatggtccagcatcagAGCGTGAATTCCCAGCCCAAGAGTTTCCCAttcttcagtcaagtgttgaaactcgggGCATAGGCAGACGAAGGGAGCCTGTTGAAGCGGAAcaatattcccaacaaatgaTGGAGCGTggtcatggaatgtattacacgtcAGCAACATTTTCCGAATATCCttcacagatgtatcagtatccttttgCAGGTCATCATACTGATACTTCTGAGACCTCACATTCGTtcggtggtgttgcggaaacacagcctcatttttcatggcccactATGACTCCTTCACAGCAGCACGATGCCCCCATGGCAACACCTAACGCCCCATTTGCTCCGCAATGGAATGTACCCggagcaatacctgatatgggcgagttattaggtgttgatttgcgtcaggAGTTTTCTGCAGAGGCTGAGGAAGCAGAAGCGGGGAGACAACGCGGcggcagaagaaatcctgatcgtcaagcgcgaagatgggatcgaccatgtggcacatcttcacgacatcacggacaccataatgactgA
- the LOC114400661 gene encoding probable indole-3-pyruvate monooxygenase YUCCA10 — MQEATKVIIIGAGTSGIATAGCLTKQSIPYIMLEREDCFASLWQKYTYDRLHLHLRKQVCELPHLPFPKSYPHYVPRKQFIDYLGNYVNHFEIKPLYQRAVELVEYDGWKGIWRVKAQNRRSGELEEYAGKYLVVASGETAEPRLPQIQGLESFNGKVIHSTAYKNGNEFKNKHVLVVGSGNSGMEIALDLSNFGAKPSIIVRSPVHFLSRDMMYYASLMLNYLSLSTVEKVLVMVSKVVYGDLSEYGIPYPSEGPFTMKMKYAKFPIIDVGTVKKIKSREIQVLPAEIKSIRGNEVLFQDGKSYTFDSIVFCTGFKRSTQKWLKGGDDLLNEDGFPKNSFPNHWKGRNGLYCVGLSRRGFFGANMDAQLVANDIASLIPQEEREGICVM; from the exons ATGCAGGAAGCGACGAAGGTGATAATAATCGGTGCCGGAACTTCTGGTATCGCCACCGCCGGTTGCTTAACGAAGCAATCAATACCTTACATAATGCTCGAGAGAGAAGACTGTTTCGCTTCGCTGTGGCAGAAATACACCTACGATCGTCTCCACCTTCATTTGAGGAAGCAAGTTTGCGAGTTACCGCACTTACCGTTTCCCAAGTCTTACCCTCACTACGTGCCTCGGAAGCAGTTCATAGACTACTTGGGAAACTACGTTAACCACTTTGAGATCAAGCCTCTGTACCAGCGTGCAGTGGAGTTGGTGGAGTATGATGGATGGAAAGGGATTTGGAGAGTGAAGGCTCAGAATAGAAGATCTGGTGAGCTTGAGGAATACGCTGGAAAGTACCTGGTCGTGGCCAGTGGCGAAACCGCCGAGCCTCGTCTGCCTCAGATTCAAGGCTTGGAGAGTTTCAATGGAAAAGTGATTCACTCAACTGCCTACAAAAACGGGAACGAGTTTAAGAATAAACATGTTCTGGTTGTCGGATCTGGCAATTCCGGCATGGAGATTGCGCTAGACTTGTCCAATTTTGGTGCCAAACCTTCCATCATTGTTCGCAGCCCG GTTCATTTTCTTTCGAGGGATATGATGTATTATGCGTCGCTTATGCTGAATTACTTGTCGCTGAGTACGGTGGAGAAGGTGTTGGTGATGGTTAGCAAGGTTGTGTATGGAGATCTGAGTGAGTATGGGATACCGTATCCGAGTGAGGGGCCTTTCACCATGAAGATGAAGTATGCCAAGTTCCCAATCATCGATGTAGGAACTGTCAAGAAAATTAAATCTCGAGAGATACAG GTGTTGCCAGCTGAAATAAAGAGTATAAGAGGTAATGAAGTTTTGTTCCAGGATGGCAAATCGTACACATTCGACTCAATTGTTTTCTGTACAGGCTTCAAGAGATCAACTCAAAAGTGGCTTAAG GGGGGTGATGATCTTCTAAATGAGGATGGCTTTCCAAAAAACAGTTTCCCAAATCATTGGAAAGGTCGAAATGGTTTGTATTGTGTTGGGCTGTCAAGAAGGGGTTTCTTTGGAGCTAACATGGATGCCCAATTAGTAGCAAATGATATTGCCTCGTTAATTCCTcaagaagaaagagaaggaatTTGTGTCATGTAA